A genomic window from Lotus japonicus ecotype B-129 chromosome 1, LjGifu_v1.2 includes:
- the LOC130732112 gene encoding probable FBD-associated F-box protein At1g32375 produces MADMDDRISRLSDELLCHILSFLPTQQAVATSVLSKRWLPLWISVPVLDYDNVSNREPSHSFERLIYATILARDRAQPITTFRLKYKPRVREHVKDVNVWVNTAIRRGIQNLEIKLVLEPETDSDTDFEADFDSETEDEVLPEIRLSCSRIFSCKTLVVLKLKAVSLAASFSFELPSLKSLHLSHVKFDKGQYLIEILYGCPMLEDLKTRNLDYGTGSICEKRFKILPKLARADMDFSWLETEDGNNLKIILKAISNVEFLTIDLIGVEVVDDVVPEFPHLRHLTLSGAYRNSHLTLLMLKNCPKLQSFKLCGSFGAKDVLTYPQFVPECLTSCLSKCYLERYQFTESDLKFAKYIMQNSTYLQVMKIGDASPNQSEVLKELLALIPRKSASCELSFI; encoded by the exons ATGGCAGATATGGATGACAGGATTAGCAGGTTATCAGATGAACTCCTCTGTCACATTCTCTCATTTCTTCCAACTCAACAAGCAGTTGCCACAAGTGTTCTTTCAAAGAGGTGGTTGCCGCTGTGGATCTCAGTCCCCGTTCTAGACTACGACAATGTGAGTAACCGCGAACCCTCACATTCCTTTGAAAGGTTAATCTACGCAACCATTCTAGCCAGAGATCGGGCACAACCCATTACAACCTTCCGTCTCAAATACAAGCCTCGTGTTCGTGAACATGTCAAGGATGTCAATGTTTGGGTAAACACTGCTATACGACGTGGGATTCAGAACCTTGAAATCAAGCTTGTATTAGAGCCTGAAACCGATTCTGATACCGATTTTGAAGCCGATTTTGATTCTGAAACCGAGGATGAAGTGCTGCCAGAAATTAGGTTGAGCTGCAGCAGAATTTTCAGCTGCAAAACCCTTGTTGTTCTCAAGTTGAAAGCGGTATCTCTGGCTGCTTCTTTTTCGTTTGAGCTTCCCTCACTCAAATCCCTACATTTATCTCATGTTAAATTTGATAAAGGTCAATATCTTATAGAGATTCTTTATGGATGTCCAATGCTTGAGGATTTGAAAACACGTAACCTAGATTATGGCACCGGCTCTATTTGTGAGAAACGATTTAAAATCTTACCTAAATTGGCGAGGGCAGATATGGATTTTTCTTGGCTGGAAACTGAGGATGGTAATAATCTCAAGATTATTCTGAAAGCAATATCTAATGTGGAGTTTTTGACCATTGACCTG ATTGGAGTTGAGGTTGTTGATGATGTGGTTCCTGAATTTCCTCATTTAAGGCATTTGACCCTCTCCGGGGCTTATAGAAACTCGCATTTGACGCTTTTGATGCTTAAAAATTGCCCCAAGCTTCAAAGTTTTAAACTTTGTGGATCTTTTGGTGCTAAGGACGTTCTAACTTACCCTCAATTTGTTCCTGAATGCCTTACTTCGTGTTTATCTAAGTGCTATCTCGAACGTTACCAATTTACAGAAAGTGACCTAAAATTTGCGAAGTATATTATGCAGAATTCAACATATTTACAGGTCATGAAAATTGGTGATGCTTCACCTAATCAGTCTGAAGTACTGAAGGAGTTGTTAGCTTTGATCCCAAGGAAATCTGCATCGTGTGAACTTTCTTTTATTTGA